Proteins from a single region of Ziziphus jujuba cultivar Dongzao chromosome 1, ASM3175591v1:
- the LOC107419459 gene encoding phosphoribosylamine--glycine ligase has product MASSAAQISFCNTAPASFRKPTFRPSTTAFSGQRLYNTTHFGSSPSSASLKLSGNNCNGWSIGPFGMASEKVTGIYLGNANSAFGAIGINCSRSSSFHCFAQKTARSVSVNAQSDTAPAAGEERVVVLVIGGGGREHALCYAMKRSPSCDAVFCAPGNAGISNAGDATCIPDLDVFDSSAVISFCRKWDVGLVVVGPEAPLVSGIVNDLVKAGIPAFGPSSEASALEGSKNFMKSLCDKYGIPTAKYKTFTDASNAKQYIQEQGAPIVIKADGLAAGKGVIVAMTLEEAYEAVDSMLVKGVFGSAGFRVIVEEYLEGEEASFFALVDGENAIPLQSAQDHKRVGDGDTGPNTGGMGAYSPAPVLTKELQDLVMKSIILPTVKGMSAEGCKFVGVLYAGLMIQKKSGLPKLIEYNVRFGDPECQVLMVRLECDLAQVLLAACRGRLSEVSLNWSPGSAMVVVMASKGYPGSYQEGSLIQNLDEAENIAPSVKIFHAGTAQDSEGNYVAIGGRVLGVTAKGKDLQEARDRAYQAVEAIDWSGGFYRRDIGWRALPEKQFVTKA; this is encoded by the exons ATGGCTTCCTCTGCAGCTCAAATCAGCTTCTGCAATACTGCACCTGCTTCCTTCAGGAAGCCCACTTTCAGACCCTCAACGACGGCGTTCTCGGGGCAAAGACTTTACAATACAACGCACTTTGGGAGTTCGCCAAGCTCGGCGTCCCTGAAGCTGAGTGGCAACAACTGCAATGGGTGGAGCATAGGACCCTTTGGTATGGCGAGCGAGAAAGTGACGGGAATCTATCTGGGCAACGCAAACTCGGCGTTTGGGGCAATCGGTATCAACTGCTCTCGCTCATCTTCCTTCCACTGCTTCGCTCAGAAAACAGCGCGGTCTGTTTCTGTCAACGCCCAATCGGACACGGCCCCAGCGGCTGGAGAGGAAAGAGTGGTCGTCTTGGTGATCGGTGGAGGAGGTAGAGAGCACGCGCTTTGCTACGCAATGAAGCGGTCCCCTTCTTGCGACGCTGTGTTTTGTGCGCCTGGAAATGCCGGAATCTCCAATGCAGGGGACGCCACGTGTATACCTGACCTAGACGTCTTCGATAGCTCCGCTGTCATTtcgttttgccggaaatgggatGTAGGACTCGTCGTCGTGGGACCGGAGGCTCCTCTTGTTTCGGGTATTGTGAACGATTTGGTTAAGGCTGGAATCCCTGCTTTCGGACCCTCATCGGAGGCTTCTGCTTTGGAAGGTTCAAAGAATTTCATGAAGAGTCTGTGTGACAAGTATGGAATTCCTACTGCCAAG TATAAGACATTCACGGATGCTTCTAATGCAAAGCAATATATACAAGAGCAAGGGGCACCAATCGTTATTAAAGCAGATGGGTTGGCTGCTGGAAAAGGTGTTATTGTTGCTATGACACTGGAGGAGGCATATGAAGCTGTTGATTCAATGCTTGTAAAAGGGGTTTTTGGTTCTGCAGGTTTCCGTGTCATTGTTGAGGAATATCTGGAAGGTGAAGAAGCATCCTTTTTCGCGCTTGTGGATGGAGAGAATGCTATACCTCTACAATCCGCTCAGGACCATAAACGAGTTGGGGATGGTGATACTGGACCCAATACTGGTGGGATGGGGGCATACTCTCCTGCTCCCGTGTTGACTAAAGAACTTCAAGATTTGGTCATGAAATCTATAATTCTTCCCACTGTGAAAGGGATGTCAGCAGAGGGCTGCAAGTTTGTTGGGGTTTTGTATGCGGGGCTCATGATTCAGAAGAAGTCTGGCTTACCAAAGCTAATTGAGTACAATGTGCGGTTTGGAGATCCCGAGTGTCAG GTATTGATGGTTCGCTTGGAGTGTGATCTGGCTCAAGTTCTGCTTGCAGCTTGTAGGGGAAGGCTAAGTGAGGTGTCACTAAACTGGTCCCCTGGCTCTGCTATGGTTGTGGTAATGGCAAGTAAAGGGTACCCAGGGTCTTATCAGGAAGGAAGTTTGATTCAGAACCTTGATGAAGCAGAGAACATTGCTCCATCTGTTAAGATATTTCATGCTGGAACAGCACAAGACTCAGAAGGCAACTACGTCGCTATTGGGGGACGTGTTCTTGGGGTTACTGCCAAGGGAAAAGATCTTCAAGAAGCACGGGACAGAGCATACCAAGCTGTTGAAGCAATCGATTGGTCAGGAGGGTTCTATAGACGAGATATTGGTTGGAGAGCACTTCCTGAGAAACAATTTGTAACAAAAGCATAA
- the LOC107419360 gene encoding COBRA-like protein 10 produces the protein MKDMKKSWKVLIFMFFSFSFEFHGGIGAKQKGGGGGGGDDDENVKAAPPPAQDSCNGIFLSYDFVSRKKEYPHLKNASAQSWAFESTATILNTGIYELKAWKMFIGFQHNEILVSADGAVLMDGGDFPAAVGNGTLLSGNSQPDLKTSINTAGDLTQIQVQIPLIGTVFGVKPPGIPMPKTIKLVNDGFQCPAPTRLKSSMHVCCVKNPKYKVKDLKMKFLPRQNGDLSITYDVLQAYGNNYQAQVTIENRNPLGRLVHWNLTWEWMRGEFIYSMKGAYTRRIDALGCIYGPPGQYYKDMDFSKVMNCQKNPIIVDLPPQRANDSEVGKIPYCCRNGSILPVIMDKSKSMSVFQMQVFKIPPDLNRTALYPPKKWKIVGLLNPNYKCGPPIRVDPTEFPDPSGLQTTTTAIATWQIVCNITRPKGSSSRCCVSFSAYYNASVIPCNTCACGCDDTEKCNPSALPLLLPPEALLVPFKNRTSKALAWAKVKHLDVPRTLPCGDNCGVSINWHVSTDYKSGWTVRITLFNWEEINFEDWFVAIQMKKAAQRGYENVYSFNGTLLSEINNTIFFQGLEGLNFLMGQTNGSNPKRDPRVPGKQQSIISFTKKHTPGIQIAKGDGFPAKVFFNGEECSLPKHFPIGNGNILRVNLLLVIFVTLVNFAVMNYHH, from the exons ATGAAAGACATGAAAAAGTCCTGGAAAGTACTAATCTTCATGTTTTTCTCGTTCTCTTTCGAATTTCACGGCGGCATTGGAGCCAAACAgaaaggtggtggtggtggtggtggtgatgatgatgagaaTGTAAAAGCCGCACCGCCCCCGGCACAAGATAGCTGCAATGGGATTTTCCTATCCTATGACTTTGTCTCTCGGAAAAAAGAATATCCCCATTTGAAGAATGCTTCGGCGCAATCATGGGCTTTCGAATCCACCGCAACCATTTTGAATACCGGAATTTACGAGCTCAAAGCTTGGAAAATGTTCATCGGGTTCCAACATAATGAGATCCTTGTCTCAGCAGATGGAGCTGTCTTGATGGACGGTGGAGATTTCCCTGCTGCAGTTGGCAATGGGACTCTGCTTTCCGGGAACTCTCAACCGGATTTGAAAACCTCGATCAACACCGCTGGAGATCTTACCCAAATTCAAGTCCAAATCCCGTTAATCGGTACTGTGTTTGGGGTGAAACCACCTGGTATTCCAATGCCTAAAACCATTAAGCTTGTAAATGATGGATTTCAGTGCCCGGCACCAACACGTTTAA AATCCTCAATGCATGTTTGTTGCGTTAAGAACCCAAAATACAAGGTGAAggatttaaaaatgaaattcttGCCGCGCCAAAACGGCGATCTCTCAATCACCTATGATGTTCTTCAAGCCTATGGTAATAATTATCAAGCTCAGGTGACCATAGAAAATAGAAACCCATTAGGACGTCTAGTCCATTGGAACTTAACTTGGGAATGGATGAGAGGAGAATTCATTTACTCCATGAAAGGAGCTTACACTCGTAGAATAGACGCTTTGGGTTGCATTTATGGTCCTCCTGGTCAGTACTACAAGGATATGGATTTTTCCAAAGTGATGAACTGTCAAAAGAACCCGATCATCGTCGATTTACCGCCCCAAAGAGCCAATGATAGTGAAGTCGGAAAGATACCATACTGCTGCAGAAATGGTAGCATTTTGCCTGTAATCATGGACAAAAGCAAATCCATGTCCGTTTTTCAAATGCAGGTGTTCAAAATCCCTCCTGATTTGAATAGAACAGCTCTTTATCCtcccaaaaaatggaaaatcgtGGGTCTTCTAAACCCGAATTACAAATGTGGACCCCCAATAAGAGTTGACCCTACCGAATTTCCCGACCCCAGTGGGCTTCAGACCACAACCACAGCAATAGCAACCTGGCAAATTGTCTGCAACATCACAAGGCCAAAGGGTAGTAGCTCAAGGTGCTGTGTATCTTTCTCTGCTTACTACAATGCCTCTGTTATACCCTGTAATACGTGCGCTTGCGGTTGCGATGACACAGAAAAATGCAACCCAAGTGCCCTACCATTGCTTCTACCACCAGAAGCACTTCTAGTTCCCTTTAAAAACAGGACATCTAAGGCCCTAGCTTGGGCCAAAGTCAAGCATCTCGATGTCCCGAGGACATTACCTTGCGGCGATAATTGTGGTGTTAGCATAAATTGGCATGTTTCCACAGATTACAAAAGTGGATGGACAGTGAGAATCACACTTTTCAATTGGGAAGAAATAAATTTCGAAGATTGGTTTGTGGCAATTCAAATGAAGAAAGCTGCTCAGCGTGGTTATGAGAATGTGTATTCTTTCAATGGGACATTGCTTTCCGAGATCAACAACACCATCTTCTTTCAAGGATTAGAAGGGTTGAATTTTTTAATGGGTCAGACAAATGGGTCAAACCCAAAAAGAGATCCAAGGGTTCCTGGAAAGCAACAGTCTATAATTTCTTTTACAAAGAAGCATACACCAGGTATACAGATAGCTAAGGGAGATGGATTTCCTGCAAAGGTTTTTTTCAATGGGGAAGAGTGCTCACTTCCTAAGCACTTTCCAATAGGAAATGGGAATATTTTGCGTGTAAATTTGCTACTTGTAATTTTTGTTACACTTGTAAACTTCGCAGTGATGAATTATCATCATTAA
- the LOC107419057 gene encoding laccase-11, whose protein sequence is MAKCKDYGLATVFVCLCLFGVFSVPVTAALKKYQFDIQVKNVSRLCHAKPIVTVNGMFPGPTIYAREGDRVLVNVTNYAQYNMSIHWHGLKQYRNGWADGPAYITQCPIKTGNSYTYAFNITGQRGTLWWHAHIFWLRATVYGAIVIMPKQGTPFPFPQPYREANILLGEWWNNDVEDAVKQGNKLGMPPNTSDAHTINGKPGPLFPCSEKHTFAMEVEQGKTYLLRIVNAALNDELFFAIAGHNLTVVEIDAVYTKPFTTEAILLAPGQTTNVLVQTNQVPGRYFMAARPFMDAPLSIDNKTATAILQYKGIPNSVLPLLPQLPALNNTAFALTYNAKLRSLNSPSFPANVPLNVDRHLFYTIGLGINPCPTCLNGTRLTASLNNITFVMPQIGLLQAHYFNIKGVFRTDFPDRPPTPFNYTGAPLTANLGTNSGTRVSKVEFNSTVELILQDTNLLTVESHPFHLHGYNFFVVGTGVGNFDPSKDPAKFNLVDPPERNTVGVPTGGWVAIRFRADNPGVWFMHCHLELHTGWGLKTAFVVENGKDSDHSVLPPPKDLPPC, encoded by the exons ATGGCAAAATGCAAGGATTATGGCTTGGCCACTGTATTCGTCTGCCTTTGCTTATTTGGGGTCTTTTCTGTTCCAGTAACAGCTGCTTTGAAGAAGTACCAATTCGAT ATTCAAGTGAAGAATGTTAGCAGGCTGTGCCATGCCAAGCCCATTGTCACTGTGAATGGGATGTTCCCAGGACCAACAATTTATGCTAGAGAAGGAGATAGAGTTCTTGTTAATGTCACCAACTATGCGCAATATAACATGTCCATTCATTG GCATGGACTAAAGCAATATCGGAATGGATGGGCAGATGGACCGGCATATATCACACAGTGTCCAATAAAGACAGGGAACAGTTACACCTACGCCTTTAACATAACAGGGCAAAGAGGAACACTTTGGTGGCACGCTCATATCTTTTGGCTAAGGGCAACTGTTTATGGTGCCATTGTCATCATGCCCAAACAAGGGACTCCCTTCCCTTTTCCTCAGCCTTATAGAGAAGCCAATATTCTCTTAG GAGAGTGGTGGAATAACGATGTTGAAGATGCTGTTAAGCAAGGCAACAAATTGGGTATGCCTCCAAATACCTCAGATGCACATACCATCAATGGGAAACCAGGACCTCTCTTCCCTTGTTCTGAAAAAC ATACCTTTGCAATGGAGGTTGAACAGGGAAAAACTTACCTTCTAAGAATTGTCAATGCTGCACTCAATGACGAGCTATTCTTCGCCATAGCCGGTCACAACTTGACGGTGGTAGAGATCGATGCGGTCTATACGAAACCATTTACAACCGAAGCCATACTCCTAGCACCAGGCCAGACCACAAATGTGCTGGTGCAAACCAACCAAGTGCCTGGCAGATACTTCATGGCCGCTAGACCCTTCATGGATGCACCACTTTCCATCGACAACAAAACCGCCACGGCGATACTCCAATACAAAGGCATTCCTAACTCTGTCCTCCCACTTCTTCCCCAGCTTCCGGCACTTAATAACACCGCTTTTGCACTCACTTATAATGCAAAGCTCAGAAGTCTTAACTCTCCTTCCTTCCCGGCAAATGTACCTCTCAATGTTGATCGGCATCTTTTCTATACAATTGGTTTGGGAATTAACCCCTGCCCGACTTGCTTGAATGGAACACGCCTCACTGCTTCCTTAAACAACATCACTTTTGTGATGCCCCAGATTGGTCTGCTTCAAGCTCACTATTTCAACATCAAGGGTGTATTCAGAACGGATTTCCCCGACCGTCCTCCGACGCCTTTCAATTACACCGGTGCACCTCTGACCGCCAACCTCGGCACAAATTCAGGCACCAGAGTTAGCAAGGTTGAGTTTAATTCCACTGTGGAGTTGATACTTCAAGACACTAATCTTCTGACCGTGGAGTCCCATCCATTCCACCTTCATGGTTATAACTTTTTTGTTGTTGGTACTGGAGTTGGGAATTTTGATCCTAGCAAAGACCCGGCCAAGTTCAACTTGGTGGATCCACCGGAGAGAAACACCGTCGGAGTTCCCACCGGAGGATGGGTGGCGATAAGGTTCCGGGCTGACAATCCGGGTGTGTGGTTCATGCACTGTCATTTGGAGCTGCATACTGGCTGGGGTTTGAAGACAGCTTTTGTAGTGGAAAATGGGAAAGACAGTGACCACTCTGTTTTGCCTCCACCTAAAGACCTTCCACCTTGTTAG
- the LOC107419072 gene encoding CRIB domain-containing protein RIC10, whose translation MSTKMKGIYKSFKYISQIFVVKEREMEIGYPTDVKHVAHIGWDGPSGSAPSWMNEFKTAPDFSATSLGNIGERRDSNPMALSTWSSQDFEQSMGHQSTSDMFMDVPSNELPNVPKKQKRKKSKSDSSPKSSSSLVRSSRTTKSKATTYNNLEAPPN comes from the exons ATGTCAACCAAGATGAAAGGGATCTACAAAAGTTTCAAGTACATCTCCCAAATCTTTG TTGTGAAGGAGCGTGAGATGGAAATTGGGTATCCGACAGATGTTAAACATGTAGCGCACATTGGATGGGATGGCCCATCTGGCAGTGCCCCCAGTTGG atgaacgaatttaaaacagcACCAGATTTCTCAGCCACGTCGCTTGGTAACATTGGTGAACGACGAGACTCCAATCCCATGGCTCTTTCAACTTGGTCCTCTCAAG ATTTTGAGCAATCCATGGGACATCAATCAACATCCGACATGTTCATGGATGTTCCTTCAAATGAACTTCCCAATGTTCCAAAGAAACAGAAACGGAAGAAGTCAAAATCTGACTCCTCCCCTAAATCTTCATCTTCCTTGGTGAGATCCTCTCGAACAACAAAGTCAAAGGCAACAACATACAACAATTTGGAAGCACCACCAAATTAG